A single Aspergillus puulaauensis MK2 DNA, chromosome 7, nearly complete sequence DNA region contains:
- a CDS encoding RNA recognition motif domain-containing protein (COG:S;~EggNog:ENOG410PNZQ;~InterPro:IPR000504,IPR012677,IPR035979;~PFAM:PF00076;~go_function: GO:0003676 - nucleic acid binding [Evidence IEA]), whose protein sequence is MSAEYDNENGRYDDEPRFARDRSASPRDEPRADRDRDRARSRSPNGRLDERGPIDPRKQLDDEEGATNTGSNLFVTGINPRLTESDITRLFEKYGDVDNCSIMVDPHTKESRGFGFVNMVTSDQADAAKEGLQGEVIEGRTLSIEKARRSRPRTPTPGKYFGPPKREFAGGRRGGRGDRYDDRRGGYGGSWRRGGDDYRYGRYDSYSDRRDYGGRGEYRDYGRRDYRDDYAGGPGGSGGGSSGGGGGGYRGGDRYASGGREDRYGRDERRDDRRGDERRGYYDRDANPPSYGHGAPSRDPYAGRSYEPRGGDDRYAGR, encoded by the exons ATGTCTGCTGAATACGATAACGAAAACGGCCGTTACGATG ATGAGCCGCGTTTCGCTCGCGACCGCAGCGCCTCTCCCCGTGACGAGCCCCGAGCTGACCGCGACCGCGACCGCGCTCGCAGCCGTTCCCCCAACGGCCGCCTCGACGAGCG TGGCCCCATTGACCCCCGCAAACAActtgacgatgaggaaggtgCTACCAACACTGGATCCAACCTTTTCGTTACTGGTATTAACCCTCGTCTGACCGAATCCGACATCACGCGTCTTTTCGAGAAATATGGCGATGTTGATAACTGCTCTATCATGGTTGACCCTCACACTAAGGAGTCCCGTGGCTTTGGCTTCGTCAACATGGTGACTTCTGATCAAGCGGATGCAGCCAAGGAGGGTTTGCAAGGTGAGGTTATCGAAGGCCGCACTCTAAGCATTGAAAAGGCTCGTCGTAGCCGCCCTAGAACCCCCACTCCTGGCAAATACTTCGGACCCCCCAAGCGCG AATTCGCTGGTGGACGCCGGGGTGGCCGTGGCGACCGCTACGATGACCGCCGTGGCGGCTACGGTGGTAGCTGGCGccgtggtggtgatgactACCGCTACGGCCGCTACGACTCCTACAGTGACCGTCGCGACTACGGCGGCCGTGGCGAATACCGTGACTACGGACGCCGCGACTACCGTGACGACTACGCAGGCGGCCCTGGtggcagtggtggtggtagcagtggtggtggtggtggtggatacCGCGGTGGAGATCGCTATGCCTCCGGCGGCCGTGAAGATCGGTACGGTCGTGATGAACGTCGCGATGATCGTCGGGGTGACGAACGCCGTGGCTACTATGACCGTGATGCTAACCCTCCCAGTTATGGCCATGGTGCTCCCTCTCGCGATCCGTATGCCGGCCGTTCTTACGAACCCCGTGGTGGCGACGATCGTTACGCCGGAAGGTAG
- the NTO1 gene encoding putative PHD finger domain protein (BUSCO:EOG092618M2;~COG:B,K;~EggNog:ENOG410PFPU;~InterPro:IPR019542,IPR019787,IPR019786,IPR011011, IPR034732,IPR001965,IPR013083;~PFAM:PF10513,PF13832,PF00628,PF13771,PF13831) has translation MAPYSSPKHRSSPNGPLKNGSKAPLQDSGNSEAPIAEGPPVKKRKYVPGGPGGGGRYIEVEVRETPPKPKPKPKPKQPKLSPMKRRASSISRARQQTQGTESPVQPVQLPPPPPPIHAPTTPPSTRLRREKSQNRGRFGSSTAAALALQQGDGYKPREERGWEEFHPDLDIDAPFAVFPAAEVDRPPPSAQLANILSPNGLETNTDNNNPVAELIRAHTNGTAQTPVKRRPGRPPRRPEAILQSLGVFTPQPKVVPPPGPNPREKLTLPKPSFRLKDPFTFYDQPGVGQQNYVDRTMASVGYQESDLFLRHDRRLIRMPEGAQEDDLDIGNPLLGEGEVNASVGRVEYDMDEQDEKWLEEYNAKRREDQFEPIKPAVFEITMTKIEKEWHSLEKRIPKPNPKPPQTHRPRSSSAAAVNGETTGPGEDQDTKCAICDDGDCENANAIVFCDGCDLAVHQECYGVPFIPEGQWLCRKCQLVGRGSPNCIFCPNTEGAFKQTTTSKWSHLLCAIWIPEVSIGNPSLMEPITDIEKVPKSRWKLNCYICRQRMGASIQCSNKNCFVAFHVTCARRAQLYLKMKSGHGNLAVTDSHLLKAFCDKHVPPEWAREHGTADATAEAIEYYRDTMQNRRWGDSQAAALALEPAHALGGALEDEDGQRTHTPRITLTVGGNKRKRPTVPRTIWKLPSGAPVIPQVLLNSVVASLQRFGVRQRKQYAEDACKYWTLKREARRGAALLKRLQLQLETFSSMEMTRRDYTAMGATGYKRLQRRIEFGDRLYHDLDRLRRLCDEVKNREREKLKDAEMLRSIVDNVYFPIFPLLWPIFEKAQVLDSKGIFRQGLFAIRTKLEQRYYTSVSSFSAHLASVFTSEIGVQPAGDTAELQMQISGRAPELSLEQREKRKMAKRIIKAIQPALEDAIRKESELNRQPFEQELKDLDVMLGGSVLSGRGSEIDSAERIGDETFEKPEPEKPELGDNPDKMDVEPDSTAKSEPQEKAPESTAELIASDDNLQSRLSESQQAEAVVTDENAPAEPTATNDATATLVQPQSDAQLEAFPESTSDAEERNQPTSEQTTEAPRVPLSPPPLQGDQHHFLAQGGIQWYMQPFDPVGTTIHEERWTGREVMRGLSEELSELDEEELNDLVDDDELGAGAAGTGGSTNGVADSSAGEQGMKVRRTRRQWRGFK, from the exons ATGGCGCCCTATTCCTCTCCCAAACACCGCTCCTCCCCCAACGGGCCGCTCAAAAACGGTTCCAAAGCCCCTCTCCAAGACTCCGGGAATTCAGAAGCTCCTATCGCCGAAGGTCCCCCCGTCAAAAAGCGGAAATATGTTCCCGGTGGcccaggtggtggtggaagatacattgaggttgaggttagGGaaacgccgccgaagccgaagccgaagccaaaaccaaaacagcCCAAGTTGAGCCCCATGAAAAGGAGAGCGTCCTCTATTTCTCGAGCCCGTCAACAGACACAAGGGACAGAATCACCTGTGCAGCCCGTTCAGTTACccccgccgccaccaccaatCCACGCCCCTACCACGCCCCCGTCTACACGTCTaagaagggagaagagcCAGAACCGCGGACGCTTTGGGTCGTCGACAGCCGCTGCGCTTGCTTTACAACAGGGTGATGGATATAAACCTCGAGAGGAGCGGGGATGGGAGGAGTTTCACCCTGATTTAGATATCGACGCTCCATTCGCCGTGTTTCCGGCAGCAGAGGTGGATCGGCCGCCACCATCAGCGCAACTCGCAAATATCCTATCTCCGAACGGCCTTGAGACAAAtaccgacaacaacaaccctgTTGCCGAGCTGATTCGCGCCCATACAAATGGTACCGCCCAAACGCCAGTTAAACGAAGGCCGGGGCGACCTCCGCGGCGTCCAGAAGCTATCCTGCAGTCCCTTGGTGTTTTCACTCCCCAACCCAAAGTTGTGCCGCCACCTGGTCCGAACCCCCGCGAAAAGTTGACCCTTCCTAAACCTTCCTTTCGATTAAAAGACCCTTTCACCTTCTACGATCAGCCCGGTGTTGGTCAGCAAAATTACGTGGATCGGACCATGGCCAGCGTCGGATACCAGGAAAGCGACCTGTTTCTCCGCCACGACCGTCGCCTGATCCGAATGCCTGAGGGtgcgcaggaggatgatCTTGACATCGGTAATCCACTTctgggcgagggagaggtcAATGCCTCCGTTGGTAGGGTCGAATACGATATGGACGAGCAGGACGAGAAGTGGCTGGAGGAGTACAATGCAAAGCGGCGAGAGGATCAATTTGAACCCATCAAACCGGCCGTCTTTGAAATCACCATGACAAAGATTGAGAAAGAATGGCACAGCCTTGAGAAACGCATCCCGAAACCAAATCCAAAACCTCCACAGACACACCGGCCGCGATCCAGCTCGGCTGCTGCCGTTAACGGCGAAACCACGGGGCCTGGTGAGGACCAAGACACGAAGTGCGCTATTtgcgatgatggcgattgtGAGAATGCAAATGCGATTGTGTTCTGCGATGGCTGTGATCTCGCAGTGCACCAAGAGTGTTACGGTGTCCCATTTATCCCCGAGGGTCAGTGGTTGTGCCGTAAATGCCAGCTTGTAGGAAGGGGATCACCAAACTGTATCTTTTGTCCAAATACCGAGGGAGCATTCAAACAAACAACTACTTCAAAATGGTCACATCTTCTCTGCGCGATCTGGATTCCGGAAGTTTCTATTGGCAACCCGTCTCTGATGGAACCCATCACCGACATTGAAAAAGTACCGAAAAGCCGTTGGAAGCTAAATTGCTATATCTGCCGCCAAAGAATGGGAGCCTCTATTCAATGCAGTAATAAAAACTGTTTCGTGGCCTTTCACGTTACCTGTGCGCGGAGAGCTCAGCTCTACCTGAAAATGAAGTCCGGTCACGGCAATTTAGCCGTCACGGACTCACACCTGCTAAAAGCTTTTTGCGACAAGCACGTGCCACCCGAATGGGCCCGTGAGCATGGCACAGCAGATGCTACAGCTGAGGCGATCGAATATTACCGCGATACAATGCAAAATCGACGGTGGGGAGACAGCCAAGCCGCGGCTCTTGCATTAGAACCCGCACACGCTCTTGGCGGTGctctggaagacgaagatggacAACGGACTCATACGCCGCGCATAACTCTTACCGTAGGAGGCAATAAACGAAAGCGCCCTACTGTGCCTCGGACGATCTGGAAGCTACCGTCGGGTGCTCCTGTCATTCCTCAAGTCCTTCTGAACTCTGTTGTCGCTTCGCTCCAACGCTTTGGCGTTCGGCAAAGAAAGCAGTATGCTGAAGATGCCTGCAAATACTGGACGCTCAAGCGAGAGGCGAGGCGGGGCGCTGCTCTTCTCAAGCGTCTACAGTTGCAATTGGAGACTTTCTCTTCTATGGAAATGACACGGAGAGATTACACTGCTATGGGAGCCACAGGCTACAAGAGACTCCAGCGACGTATCGAATTTGGAGACCGATTATATCACGATCTGGATCGACTGAGGAGGCTGTGCGACGAAGTGAAGAACCGTGAAAgagagaagctgaaggatgCCGAGATGCTTCGAAGCATCGTCGATAACGTTTACTTCCCGATTTTCCCTCTGCTGTGGCCAATCTTCGAAAAGGCCCAAGT ACTGGACAGCAAGGGAATTTTCAGGCAAGGCCTCTTCGCGATACGCACAAAGCTGGAGCAACGTTATTACACATCCGTTTCGTCTTTCTCGGCTCACCTAGCCAGCGTTTTTACGTCGGAGATAGGAGTCCAGCCAGCTGGAGATACTGCCGAACTTCAGATGCAAATCAGTGGGCGTGCACCCGAGCTCAGTTTGGAGCAGcgagaaaagagaaagatggcAAAGCGAATTATTAAGGCCATCCAACCGGCACTGGAAGATGCGATCCGTAAAGAAAGTGAATTGAATCGTCAACCTTTCGAGCAGGAACTCAAAGACTTGGATGTCATGCTTGGGGGTAGCGTTTTGTCTGGAAGAGGCTCAGAAATTGATTCTGCGGAGCGCATTGGGGACGAGACTTTTGAGAAGCCGGAGCCTGAGAAACCCGAGCTCGGTGACAATCCCGACAAAATGGATGTGGAGCCTGATTCTACGGCCAAATCAGAACCCCAGGAGAAAGCTCCAGAGAGCACAGCAGAGTTGATCGCTTCCGATGATAATCTGCAATCTCGGCTGTCTGAATCGCAGCAAGCGGAGGCAGTTGTCACTGATGAGAACGCACCTGCTGAGCCCACGGCTACGAATGATGCTACCGCTACTCTTGTCCAGCCTCAGAGCGACGCTCAGCTGGAAGCTTTCCCCGAATCGACTAGTGACGCTGAGGAGAGGAACCAGCCTACCTCAGAACAGACAACCGAAGCTCCGCGGGTGCCACTGTCACCTCCACCGCTTCAAGGTGATCAACATCACTTTTTGGCGCAAGGAGGCATCCAATGGTATATGCAACCGTTCGACCCTGTGGGAACCACAATTCACGAAGAACGATGGACTGGCCGTGAGGTAATGCGCGGTCTAAGCGAGGAACTCAGCGaattggatgaggaggaattgaACGATCtcgttgacgatgatgagctcggggctggtgctgctggcacTGGTGGCTCCACCAACGGTGTTGCAGACAGTTCAGCTGGCGAGCAAGGGATGAAAGTCCGTCGGACTCGGCGGCAATGGCGTGGTTTCAAGTAA
- the SDC1 gene encoding DPY30/SDC1 family protein (COG:S;~EggNog:ENOG410PTFD;~InterPro:IPR007858,IPR037856;~PFAM:PF05186;~go_component: GO:0044666 - MLL3/4 complex [Evidence IEA];~go_component: GO:0048188 - Set1C/COMPASS complex [Evidence IEA]) yields MTDDTPPTAQSATYPPNPATNSNSNSNSPPTNPTQALQSQPQPQDSLPPTIPQPTMANDPSNLPTAGTATGAAGTPTADPMTSATNATPVRPGGAPARVYMNEKIVPYLLEGMKNVTKEQPANPLRVLGEYLIQKSNEVEGAQSGKAPE; encoded by the exons ATGACTGACGACACCCCA CCGACGGCCCAATCTGCCACATACCCACCCAACCCAGCCACAAACTCCAATTCCAACTCAAACTCCCCTCCCACCAATCCAACACAAGCACTACaatcacaacctcaaccgcaagactctctccctccaacaATACCACAACCAACAATGGCCAATGACCCATCAAACTTGCCTACAGCCGGCACAGCGACCGGAGCAGCAGGTACCCCGACCGCAGACCCAATGACATCCGCCACAAATGCGACCCCTGTGCGGCCCGGAGGCGCGCCTGCCCGGGTGTACATGAATGAGAAGATCGTGCCGTATTTGCTTGAGGGGATGAAGAACGTTACGAAGGAGCA ACCCGCGAACCCACTGCGCGTGCTGGGAGAATACCTTATCCAAAAGAGTAACGAAGTTGAAGGCGCGCAATCTGGCAAGGCGCCGGAGTAG
- the RPS13 gene encoding 40S ribosomal protein uS15 (BUSCO:EOG0926514P;~COG:J;~EggNog:ENOG410PMVC;~InterPro:IPR009068,IPR000589,IPR023029,IPR012606;~PFAM:PF08069,PF00312;~go_component: GO:0005840 - ribosome [Evidence IEA];~go_function: GO:0003735 - structural constituent of ribosome [Evidence IEA];~go_process: GO:0006412 - translation [Evidence IEA]) — MGRLHSKGKGIASSALPYSRTPAPWVKITPDQVVDHICKLAKKGASPSQIGVVLRDSHGVAQVKTVTGNKILRILKSSGLAPEIPEDLYHLIKKAVAVRKHLERNRKDRDSKFRLILIESRIHRLSRYYKTVGVLPPTWKYESATASTLVA, encoded by the exons ATGGGTCGTCTTCACTCCAAGGGAAAGGGTATTGCCTCTTCGGCTCTCCCTTACTCTCGCACCCCCGCTCCCTGGGTTAAGATCACTCCCGACCAGGTTGTCGACCACATCTGCAAGCTCGCCAAAAAGGGTGCTTCTCCCTCTCAGATCGGTGTTGTCCTCCGTGACAGCCACGGTGTTGCCCAGGTCAAGACTGTCACTG GTAACAAGATCCTCCGTATTCTGAAGTCCAGCG GCCTTGCCCCCGAGATCCCTGAGGACCTGTACCACCTGATCAAGAAG GCTGTCGCCGTTCGCAAGCACCTTGAGCGCAACCGCAAGGACCGAGACAGCAAGTTCCGCCTCATTCTCATCGAGTCCCGTATCCACCGTCTGTCCCGCTACTACAAGACCGTTGGTGTCCTTCCCCCCACCTGGAAGTACGAGAGCGCTACTGCCAGCACTCTCGTCGCTTAA
- a CDS encoding uncharacterized protein (COG:S;~EggNog:ENOG410PU5Y), producing the protein MSGAADDRWRGGRAFDQNRQSGQRQSNPRAMSAHGGPRGGQQSSNAPSTSWADEVSDLQEQHVPVGGFNAAEAKAALRRAPGAPRPYFYKPQGKDANNRASGPWGSKPNTMANGKDFFLELRKQVTSLRQGENVAGG; encoded by the exons ATGAGCGGTGCAGCTGACGACCG ATGGCGCGGAGGCCGTGCGTTCGACCAGAACCGCCAGTCCGGACAGAGACAGTCGAACCCTAGAGCGATGAGCGCACACGGCGGGCCCCGTGGCGGACAGCAGAGCTCGAACGCACCGAGTACTAGTTGGGCAGATGAGGTTTCGGACTTGCAGGAGCAACACGTGCCGGTGGGAGGATTCAACGCTGCGGAGGCAAAGGCAGCTCTTAGAAGAG CCCCAGGAG CTCCGAGACCATACTTTTACAAGCCTCAGGGAAAGGATGCGAACAACCGTGCGAGTGGGCCTTGGGGATCGAAAC CCAACACGATGGCTAACGGAAAGGACTTCTTTCTCGAGCTCCGAAAGCAAGTGACTTCCCTACGCCAGGGAGAAAATGTCGCGGGTGGTTGA
- a CDS encoding fanconi-associated nuclease 1 (COG:S;~EggNog:ENOG410PJWP;~InterPro:IPR011856,IPR014883,IPR033315;~PFAM:PF08774;~go_function: GO:0003676 - nucleic acid binding [Evidence IEA];~go_function: GO:0004518 - nuclease activity [Evidence IEA];~go_function: GO:0016788 - hydrolase activity, acting on ester bonds [Evidence IEA];~go_process: GO:0036297 - interstrand cross-link repair [Evidence IEA]) yields MSLLDFWDTKRPSVKRRKLTPDGSTPQIKPEPESAKASENSLSDETLDVKLENSIPLTSADEGPLNDDEGAVPSSQTDLEFSLPTVETEGQAIEEYESSQKAEDGEEEEISLQERMRDGKWRKGKSSIYVDAFNLALDTVLAEEAHLFSETEKEVFRHWRGLSYESQYLYVRLFLRKTSAWHRVGKLGYYSDIADVPQVVVDIQKTRALSVPTPSDEKNSPDTSSPIILGSSGGFRFADTVDQITTVEEASSLLLLDELKTLAKETKVQGKSKQELISALHKSSQKQTGLGWNNNSITPNREEHFVKKILDYTGDCIRLSSGPYELFERVHLVFYRSTEWTEKSLTTIILAKISRRNFPEYVVCRSNSIFPFREMLLEFESALRTQFRIDSVLEFSGTPTRERLEEIRDLAYKVYPRWKTLLEQEQQKEDTIYECGEGAYLRRFSPAWVYTRILHKGLHPLGRFKEYKEEHGILSELLAQRLFHPARRGAWYQRKALLEEHYMWNLTPPEGRNEEAQKKHWKRVALRTCEEGLEDPSCHLIYHYDLQKRIQKLEKALKVVKREQHDFGHVTLAKPEERTVEGIQIEREDSPVRNGSANTNNDDAPTPKRSGPTVWLDEREDGSECRVEDMCLSWYRDQGWKGYHSEGGIIRTLFAYLFYDIIFTYIPNVFQTIFQTCPLDLHTDAFYPSRASEINHRLVQITNGEAPSLIRAVHIQHSALQPCAIGLDWSFPLDDLLEIATCFRGEALATICKIMAQEYQARGGGVPDLMLWRMDTKEVRFVEVKSANDRLSDTQRLWIHVLMGAGVRVELCNAVAREVRRV; encoded by the exons ATGTCCTTATTGGACTTCTGGGATACGAAAAGGCCATCTGTAAAGCGCAGAAAACTTACACCTGACGGTTCTACGCCGCAAATAAAGCCAGAACCTGAAAGCGCGAAAGCATCTGAAAACTCTCTATCAGACGAAACTCTAGACGTCAAGCTCGAGAACTCAATACCTCTCACCTCGGCCGATGAAGGACCGTTGaatgatgacgagggcgcCGTCCCAAGCAGCCAGACAGACCTTGAGTTTTCCCTCCCTACTGTCGAAACTGAGGGTCAAGCGATAGAAGAGTATGAATCCTCACAGAAAGCagaggacggggaggaagaggaaatatCACTGCAAGAGAGAATGCGAGATGGTAAATGGCGAAAGGGAAAAAGCTCGATCTATGTGGACGCATTCAATCTTGCGCTGGACACCGTGCTAGCTGAGGAGGCACACCTCTTCAGTGAAACGGAGAAGGAGGTGTTTCGCCACTGGAGAGGATTGTCATATGAATCTCAGTATCt ATATGTCCGCCTCTTTCTGCGCAAGACTTCTGCGTGGCATCGCGTTGGCAAGCTAGGCTATTATTCCGACATTGCTGATGTCCCGCAAGTTGTAGTAGACATACAGAAGACTAGAGCTTTGTCCGTACCTACTCCTTCGGATGAGAAGAACTCGCCGGATACATCATCTCCAATCATTTTGGGCTCGAGTGGAGGGTTTCGCTTTGCTGATACAGTCGATCAGATTACAACAGTGGAAGAGGCATCCTCACTGCTACTGCTTGATGAGTTAAAGACCCTCGCAAAAGAAACCAAGGTACAAGGAAAGTCTAAGCAGGAGTTGATATCAGCTTTACACAAGTCAAGCCAAAAGCAAACAGGGCTTGGATGGAATAACAACTCAATCACTCCAAACCGCGAAGAGCACTTTGTTAAGAAAATCCTGGACTACACGGGGGATTGTATACGACTTTCGTCCGGTCCTTATGAACTCTTCGAGCGAGTCCACCTCGTCTTTTATCGATCAACGGAGTGGACAGAGAAATCCCTCACCACCATTATTCTTGCAAAGATATCTCGCCGGAACTTCCCTGAATATGTCGTCTGCCGGTCGAATTCAATATTTCCATTTAGAGAGATGCTCTTAGAATTCGAATCTGCACTACGGACTCAGTTCAGGATCGACAGTGTGCTCGAGTTCAGCGGCACACCAACTAGAGAACGGCTAGAGGAGATTAGAGACCTCGCATATAAAGTTTATCCTCGTTGGAAGACTCTTCTCGAGCAAGAGCAGCAAAAAGAGGACACCATATACGAATGTGGAGAAGGCGCATATCTACGCCGTTTCTCGCCTGCTTGGGTATACACTAGAATTCTACATAAGGGGCTTCATCCTCTCGGGCGTTTTAAAGAGTATAAAGAGGAGCACGGGATTTTGTCCGAATTACTTGCCCAGCGGCTGTTCCATCCTGCCAGGCGCGGTGCTTGGTATCAACGCAAGGCTCTCTTAGAAGAACACTACATGTGGAACCTAACACCACCGGAAGGCCGTAACGAGGAAGCCCAGAAGAAGCATTGGAAGCGCGTTGCGCTGCGTACATGTGAAGAAGGCCTCGAAGATCCATCCTGCCACTTGATCTACCATTATGACCTCCAGAAGCGAATTCAGAAGCTAGAGAAGGCACTCAAGGTCGTTAAACGAGAACAGCATGACTTCGGCCATGTTACGTTGGCCAAACCCGAAGAACGTACAGTTGAGGGCATCCAGATTGAACGAGAGGATTCACCTGTCCGAAATGGGtccgccaacaccaacaacgaTGATGCGCCTACGCCCAAACGCAGCGGGCCCACCGTCTGGCTTGACGAACGCGAAGACGGATCCGAATGCAGAGTCGAAGACATGTGTCTCAGCTGGTACCGGGACCAGGGTTGGAAGGGGTATCACTCTGAGGGTGGGATTATTCGCACCCTG TTCGCCTACCTCTTCTACGACATAATCTTCACCTACATCCCGAACGTCttccaaaccatcttccAAACCTGCCCCCTAGACCTCCACACAGACGCCTTCTACCCCTCGCGCGCCTCCGAAATAAACCACCGGCTCGTTCAAATAACCAACGGCGAAGCCCCCTCCCTCATCCGCGCCGTCCACATCCAGCACTCCGCCCTGCAACCCTGCGCCATCGGGCTCGACTGGTCCTTCCCTTTGGACGACCTGCTCGAGATCGCGACCTGTTTCCGTGGCGAGGCTCTTGCGACGATATGCAAGATCATGGCGCAGGAGTATCAGGCCCGGGGCGGCGGCGTGCCGGATTTGATGCTATGGAGGATGGATACCAAGGAGGTGCGCTTTGTGGAGGTTAAAAGTGCGAATGATCGGTTGAGTGATACCCAGCGGCTTTGGATTCATGTGCTTATGGGGGCTGGTGTTAGGGTTGAGCTTTGTAATGCGGTTGCGAGGGAGGTTCGGAGGGTTTGA
- the gprM gene encoding protein gprM (COG:S;~EggNog:ENOG410PKEB;~TransMembrane:7 (o60-82i91-109o129-153i174-196o216-239i285-306o351-372i)) gives MSRSDLNGECVAPFYQESLFDGGGFVGGRFCQTVGNVSCCIPCPQASWMYGDDIQQQTRIASWVSVAVLPLCVFLLVSYAVLPAKRTHRHYLSICFTLGICCMQIAFIIPLGTKPDQCYDEITPKDMYSNLSCAFTGAMLLFGGWVVVVFSFIRTIAFHLQVCWERILGPKFMWGAFICGLGIPIIGTSIMLVLTGVSFRFGEVCHINIEKSLQDYWIPLIAFAGASLIMQFTTMGYCIHIYVKSLYDTASTTNSSNIQSYTASATTLTARQAYRRIRKIFKLQWRSNLLVLVILANVLIFAVIFIKADKDLKVTEENIEKATPWLGCLLLSKGDKTKCLDEAEKIGPNKATLLALLFLLTLVGLWNFLLFARPSMFVGWLDLFRPRDRAAQFEFVSADARKNRDEVHSYEMLSSNGLPSYKSPEPFAEPYMKPIRSPSPAYTARTMSPDLNNHSGRDARYVRPSMSFSGPRPPTSPNHHGRDWDPESTFAPGYPYQPR, from the exons ATGTCTCGGAGCGACTTGAATGGAGAATGTGTAGCTCCGTTCTACCAGGAATCCCTCTTTGATGGCGGTGGAT TTGTTGGTGGACGTTTCTGCCAAACAGTAGGCAATGTCTCCTGCTGCATTCCATGTCCACAGGCGTCATGGATGTATGGTGACG ATATCCAGCAGCAAACCAGAATCGCCAGCTGGGTTTCTGTCGCCGTATTACCTCTTTGCGTGTTCCTGCTCGTTTCCTATGCGGTATTGCCGGCAAAACGAACCCACCGTCACTACTTGAGCATTTGCTTTACCCTTGGCATTTGCTGCATGCAGATCGCATTCATTATTCCCCTCGGTACGAAGCCGGACCAATGTTACGATGAGATCACTCCCAAAGACATGTATTCCAACCTGTCGTGCGCCTTTACAGGTGCAATGCTCCTTTTTGGCGGGTGGGTAGTCGTGGTGTTCAGTTTTATCCGCACCATTGCCTTTCACCTTCAAGTTTGCTGGGAAAGGATCCTTGGCCCTAAGTTCATGTGGGGGGCGTTCATTTGCGGCCTCGGAATACCTATCATCGGAACATCCATAATGCTTGTCTTGACGGGAGTATCATTCCGATTCGGCGAGGTATGCCATATCAATATTGAGAAGAGTCTCCAGGATTACTGGATACCTCTTATCGCTTTTGCAGGCGCGTCTCTCATTATGCAGTTTACCACGATGGGATACTGCATACATATCTATGTCAAGTCTCTTTACGATACCGCCTCCACTACCAAcagctccaacatccagtCATATACGGCGAGTGCGACTACTTTGACTGCGCGCCAAGCATACCGCCGTATCCGCAAGATCTTCAAATTACAATGGAGAAGCAACCTTCTCGTTCTTGTTATCCTCGCCAACGTCCTCATTTTCGCTGTCATTTTCATCAAAGCAGATAAAGACTTAAAAGTTACTGAGGAGAATATTGAGAAAGCAACCCCGTGGCTTGGATGTCTCCTGCTTAGTAAAGGTGACAAGACGAAATGTCTCGACGAAGCCGAGAAAATCGGACCTAACAAAGCAACGCTGTTGGCACTTCTATTCCTCTTAACACTAGTTGGGCTATGGAACTTCTTACTCTTTGCACGTCCATCAATGTTcgttggctggttggatCTGTTCCGCCCCAGGGATCGCGCCGCCCAGTTTGAGTTTGTCTCTGCTGACGCACGCAAAAACCGAGACGAAGTACACAGTTACGAGATGCTCAGTAGCAATGGATTGCCATCCTATAAGAGCCCGGAGCCATTTGCGGAGCCATACATGAAGCCAATCCGCTCACCCAGCCCTGCATACACGGCGAGGACAATGAGTCCTGATTTGAACAACCACTCCGGACGAGACGCGCGATACGTGAGGCCATCCATGAGCTTCTCTGGGCCGCGTCCACCAACCTCGCCCAATCATCATGGACGAGACTGGGACCCCGAGTCTACATTTGCACCGGGCTACCCATATCAACCCCgatga